One stretch of Nitrosococcus watsonii C-113 DNA includes these proteins:
- the cas5e gene encoding type I-E CRISPR-associated protein Cas5/CasD, with amino-acid sequence MQSFLMLKLAGMMQAWGSHTYEVYRPSLNFPSRSGLLGLLGACLGLRRDDEAGQLALAQSIRFSVRADERTFSPVKLADFHTVLDARKVGGKISHYPVVSRREYLCDASFTVAVKAAAAAPIPLAALIQAVQQPVFTPYLGRRSCPLQRPLFEAVVEAADSLAALSLVEPLGGVIYSEEGEAELPQLRLRDEPIIVRPRQFASRRAYIHSSSRGESHVPEQD; translated from the coding sequence ATGCAATCCTTTTTAATGCTAAAGCTTGCCGGCATGATGCAAGCTTGGGGCAGCCATACCTATGAGGTTTACCGCCCAAGCTTGAACTTTCCTAGCCGTAGTGGATTGCTGGGGTTGCTGGGGGCCTGCCTGGGCCTGCGCCGGGACGACGAGGCCGGGCAATTAGCCTTGGCCCAGAGTATACGCTTTTCCGTGCGGGCAGATGAGCGCACCTTCTCTCCCGTTAAGCTGGCCGATTTTCATACGGTTCTCGATGCCCGCAAGGTTGGGGGAAAAATTAGCCACTATCCCGTGGTCTCCCGGCGGGAATACCTGTGTGACGCTTCCTTCACGGTCGCCGTGAAAGCAGCGGCGGCAGCCCCTATTCCCTTGGCTGCGCTGATTCAGGCAGTGCAGCAACCAGTGTTTACGCCTTATCTAGGCCGGCGCAGTTGTCCTTTGCAGCGACCGTTGTTCGAAGCCGTCGTTGAGGCGGCTGATAGTCTTGCTGCCTTAAGTCTCGTCGAACCCTTAGGCGGCGTGATCTATAGCGAGGAAGGGGAAGCTGAGTTACCGCAATTGCGCCTTCGGGATGAGCCCATCATCGTTCGGCCCCGACAGTTTGCTAGTCGACGGGCCTATATCCACTCCAGTAGCCGAGGGGAAAGCCATGTACCTGAGCAAGATTGA
- the cas7e gene encoding type I-E CRISPR-associated protein Cas7/Cse4/CasC — protein sequence MKNFINFHVLISHSPSCLNRDDMNMQKSAVFGGVRRVRISSQSLKRAIRHSDYYREYLGKPSVRTRELGRFTKKCVHELEDRYSQDLVIKAIQWLSDKEGIADDTEADAVAPWVVAEVAKYCEAIKMGETEEGFDNKKLAKKIAKESAEFRAATSQGLDIALSGRMTTSGIMTPVDGALAVAHAMTTHAVDSDIDWFTAVDDLVADAGEIGAGHLNTQEFSSGVFYRYASLNIQQLQENLGGTPRERALEIAKHLAHLLATVVPSAKQQSFAAHNLADCVLVSFADIPVSLANAFEAPVQKGKAGGFKEPSVDKLLQYWQQMHRGYGLDEQAALFTLASPGTLPEKMAYHDTLAGLADWVRHGNPLS from the coding sequence ATGAAAAATTTTATTAATTTCCATGTGCTGATCTCCCACAGCCCTTCTTGCCTCAACCGGGATGACATGAACATGCAAAAATCCGCGGTTTTTGGTGGCGTGCGGCGGGTGCGTATCTCCAGCCAAAGCCTGAAACGGGCTATCCGCCATAGTGATTACTATCGGGAATACCTGGGAAAACCCTCGGTGAGGACTCGAGAGCTGGGCCGGTTTACTAAAAAGTGCGTTCATGAATTGGAGGATCGTTATTCCCAGGACTTGGTCATCAAAGCTATTCAATGGCTATCGGACAAGGAAGGCATTGCTGATGATACGGAAGCTGACGCGGTTGCGCCCTGGGTGGTCGCCGAAGTGGCTAAATACTGCGAGGCGATCAAGATGGGCGAGACTGAAGAAGGATTTGACAATAAAAAACTCGCTAAAAAAATTGCTAAAGAATCCGCCGAATTCCGCGCGGCAACTTCCCAAGGGCTTGACATCGCCCTTTCCGGGCGCATGACCACCTCGGGGATTATGACGCCAGTGGATGGCGCTCTGGCGGTGGCCCATGCCATGACTACCCATGCCGTGGACAGCGACATCGACTGGTTTACTGCCGTGGATGATCTCGTAGCCGATGCCGGTGAGATAGGGGCGGGGCATCTCAATACCCAAGAGTTTTCCAGTGGAGTTTTTTACCGCTATGCCAGCTTGAATATCCAGCAATTACAGGAAAATCTTGGCGGTACTCCACGGGAGCGGGCACTGGAGATCGCTAAGCATTTGGCCCATCTGCTAGCCACGGTGGTGCCGTCCGCCAAACAGCAGAGCTTTGCTGCCCATAATCTGGCTGATTGCGTCCTGGTGAGTTTCGCCGATATCCCGGTATCGCTCGCCAACGCCTTCGAGGCTCCCGTGCAAAAGGGTAAGGCGGGCGGTTTCAAGGAACCCTCGGTGGATAAATTATTGCAATATTGGCAACAGATGCATCGCGGGTACGGACTAGATGAGCAGGCGGCCTTGTTTACCCTGGCCAGCCCCGGCACCCTGCCAGAGAAGATGGCATACCATGATACTCTGGCAGGATTGGCCGATTGGGTGAGGCATGGAAACCCGCTTTCCTAG
- the casB gene encoding type I-E CRISPR-associated protein Cse2/CasB gives MSTSIDFAALRFRYEQLANGPRAELRRVRSPEGLASIPGFYRLLPGQRASEKWLRVAFCLPWLKHAHEALPLGAQLAKHRIHEQRLFQVIRSTSPNDLLQLRRLLQQVEPTVNWQRFGWQLYFWRPEDKRRLLEEFYLVHSGESAA, from the coding sequence ATGTCGACGTCCATTGATTTCGCTGCCCTGCGCTTCAGGTACGAGCAACTTGCTAATGGCCCACGGGCCGAGCTGCGCCGGGTGCGCTCGCCGGAAGGTTTGGCCAGCATCCCTGGTTTTTACCGGCTGCTTCCAGGACAAAGGGCCTCTGAAAAATGGCTGCGGGTAGCATTTTGCCTGCCTTGGCTCAAACATGCCCATGAGGCGCTCCCCTTGGGAGCGCAATTGGCAAAGCACCGTATCCATGAGCAACGCCTGTTCCAGGTCATTCGCAGCACTTCTCCTAATGATCTCCTCCAGCTGCGCCGTTTACTACAACAGGTAGAGCCTACAGTGAATTGGCAGCGATTTGGCTGGCAACTCTATTTTTGGCGGCCAGAGGACAAGCGCCGCCTGCTGGAAGAGTTTTACCTTGTCCATAGCGGTGAATCCGCGGCCTGA